The proteins below come from a single Thermanaerothrix sp. genomic window:
- a CDS encoding efflux RND transporter periplasmic adaptor subunit, which produces MMIGKDGRLKIKGGKWILLAVAALGAIALMARTSGREAPKSKAPKGESTPVVSTVLPREDVYLDTMEAVSTLEALEDSVISPKVTARIVRMSAKPGQRVRKGQVLALLDYRSQEAQVSASYSQLKASQSAVLQAKASLDDAAREVGRYEKLFKEGYATRQELDKRKTAFEQARASYQQALANAGASESALSAQRINRQDYVITAPMDGVVLDDYDMAPGTLASPSTPLFRVANLTALKGTVKLPEAELRYLKEGMEAKVVSEALGDGRVFKGRLSVIYPYVDTSTRTVKAQVLIQDPKDLKPGMLARVTFIKGSKEGLVIPSDAVRDGTVMVLEDGRVKAVKVKLGKDREGYVMVTEGLTGKDRVIAPYPEDLSAGDKALEQGDKKN; this is translated from the coding sequence ATGATGATCGGCAAGGACGGAAGGCTAAAGATAAAAGGGGGCAAGTGGATCCTTTTGGCGGTGGCGGCTCTTGGTGCCATTGCCCTCATGGCAAGGACCTCCGGAAGGGAGGCCCCCAAGTCCAAGGCCCCCAAAGGGGAGTCAACCCCAGTGGTAAGCACGGTGCTTCCCCGGGAGGACGTATACCTTGACACCATGGAGGCGGTGTCCACCCTTGAGGCCCTGGAGGACTCCGTCATATCCCCAAAGGTGACGGCCCGCATAGTTCGGATGTCCGCCAAGCCGGGCCAGAGGGTTCGGAAGGGGCAGGTGCTGGCCCTTTTGGACTACCGATCCCAGGAGGCCCAGGTGAGCGCGTCTTACTCCCAGCTCAAGGCCAGCCAATCGGCGGTGCTTCAGGCCAAGGCGTCCCTGGACGACGCGGCCCGGGAGGTGGGAAGGTACGAGAAGCTTTTCAAGGAGGGCTACGCCACAAGGCAAGAGCTGGACAAGCGCAAGACCGCCTTTGAGCAGGCCAGGGCATCGTACCAGCAGGCCCTGGCCAACGCGGGAGCCTCCGAGTCCGCGTTGAGCGCCCAGAGGATAAACCGGCAGGACTACGTCATAACCGCCCCCATGGACGGGGTGGTGCTGGACGACTACGACATGGCCCCCGGCACCCTTGCGTCCCCCTCCACCCCGCTGTTCCGGGTGGCGAACCTCACAGCCCTTAAGGGCACCGTTAAGCTCCCGGAGGCGGAGCTGCGGTACCTTAAGGAAGGGATGGAGGCTAAGGTGGTGTCCGAGGCCCTGGGGGACGGAAGGGTCTTCAAGGGGAGGCTTTCCGTCATATACCCCTACGTGGACACCTCCACCAGGACCGTAAAGGCCCAGGTGCTGATCCAAGACCCCAAGGATCTAAAGCCCGGCATGCTGGCCAGGGTTACCTTCATAAAGGGCTCTAAGGAGGGGCTTGTCATCCCCTCCGACGCGGTAAGGGACGGCACCGTGATGGTCCTGGAGGACGGCAGGGTCAAAGCGGTTAAGGTAAAGCTCGGCAAGGATCGGGAGGGCTACGTGATGGTCACCGAAGGCCTTACCGGGAAAGACCGGGTTATCGCCCCATATCCCGAGGACCTCTCCGCGGGGGACAAGGCCCTGGAACAGGGGGATAAAAAGAACTGA
- a CDS encoding MATE family efflux transporter, with protein MSHRGSEFLGTEPVGRLLVRLSLPAMVGMFVQATYNTVDALFIGWGVGPLGLAGTAVVFPVQFLAMAFATMGGVGTSSLVSRSLGAGDVRTARLAMGNLMVMGAVLGCILSFLCAAGISPLLRLLGASYEVMPHARGYLEVILLGFPLIILGVGMNSVLRAQGRAKLAMATMFVSAGTNVVLDYVFVFPLRMGVKGAAWATVISQGVMVVWLLWHYFVRGGVLSPGREHMRPHLGVLGQVLSVGMSEFTRLSASGVVAALVVGSLQRHGSYQAVAAYGVVNRVVSLAFMPIVGVGQGLQPILGYNYGAGKLNRALRAVCLSLLGASVISTGAFLAMLLFPSHIFSLFTSDASLVALGARTLRTMGMGFAFVGLQVAGTSVFQAMGKGLVAFILSLSRQVFLFIPLLLILPPVMGLKGVWLAFPLSDLISAAVTVVMLVPRLKAMRDRQI; from the coding sequence ATGTCGCACAGGGGAAGTGAGTTCTTAGGTACCGAGCCGGTGGGGCGTCTTCTGGTTCGGCTGTCTTTGCCCGCCATGGTGGGCATGTTCGTTCAGGCCACGTACAACACCGTGGACGCCCTCTTCATAGGTTGGGGGGTGGGGCCCTTGGGATTGGCGGGAACCGCGGTGGTGTTCCCGGTTCAGTTCCTCGCCATGGCCTTTGCCACCATGGGTGGGGTGGGCACGTCGTCGCTGGTTTCAAGGAGCCTTGGGGCCGGGGACGTGAGGACCGCTCGGCTCGCCATGGGGAACCTCATGGTTATGGGGGCCGTCCTTGGATGTATTCTGTCCTTTCTCTGCGCCGCCGGCATATCCCCGCTTCTTAGGCTTCTTGGGGCCTCATATGAGGTGATGCCCCATGCCCGCGGGTATCTTGAGGTTATACTGCTGGGCTTCCCCCTCATAATACTGGGGGTTGGGATGAACAGCGTGCTAAGGGCCCAGGGGAGGGCCAAGCTGGCCATGGCCACCATGTTCGTGTCCGCCGGAACCAACGTGGTGCTGGACTACGTCTTCGTCTTCCCCCTTCGGATGGGGGTCAAGGGGGCCGCCTGGGCCACCGTCATATCCCAGGGGGTCATGGTGGTGTGGCTTCTGTGGCACTACTTCGTAAGGGGCGGGGTTTTGTCCCCCGGCAGGGAGCACATGAGGCCCCACCTTGGCGTGCTTGGGCAGGTGCTGTCCGTTGGCATGTCGGAGTTCACCAGGCTCAGCGCCTCCGGGGTGGTGGCGGCGCTGGTGGTGGGAAGCCTCCAGCGGCACGGTTCGTATCAGGCGGTGGCGGCCTACGGGGTGGTAAACCGGGTGGTATCCCTGGCCTTCATGCCCATAGTGGGGGTGGGGCAGGGGCTGCAGCCGATCCTAGGTTACAACTACGGGGCGGGAAAGTTGAATAGGGCCCTAAGGGCCGTGTGCCTTTCCCTTTTGGGGGCCTCGGTCATATCCACCGGTGCCTTTCTTGCCATGCTCCTGTTCCCAAGTCACATATTCTCGCTCTTCACATCCGACGCCTCCCTGGTGGCCCTGGGCGCCAGGACCTTGAGGACCATGGGGATGGGGTTCGCCTTCGTGGGGCTTCAGGTGGCAGGTACCAGCGTCTTTCAGGCCATGGGCAAGGGCCTTGTGGCCTTCATCCTCTCCCTCTCAAGGCAGGTTTTCCTTTTTATCCCGCTCCTGCTGATCCTTCCACCGGTCATGGGGCTTAAGGGCGTGTGGCTCGCCTTTCCGCTTTCGGACCTGATATCCGCCGCCGTTACCGTCGTCATGCTGGTGCCGCGTCTTAAGGCCATGAGGGATCGCCAAATCTAA